Proteins found in one Pagrus major chromosome 20, Pma_NU_1.0 genomic segment:
- the LOC141015420 gene encoding galactokinase-like gives MASSYPTVSELVAEARCVYAQVFGEEAPRTAVCAPGRVNLIGEHTDYNQGYVLPMALPLVTVVVGSQTSGQDVTVVTATKDADEPRRVDFSLPGDGSPLSPGSPSWANYVKGVIQHYRASPVPGFRAVIASSVPLGGGLSSSASLEVAVYTFLQQLRPDDGDKVSKAVACQQAEHTHAGVPCGIMDQFVSVLGREGHALLIDCRSLEATPVPLADPGLVILITNSNVKHSLTGSEYPKRRRQCEEAASILGKESLRDATMKDLEEARDRLDDVTCRRARHVIEEIERTVQAAEALKRGAYKEFGKLMVESHNSLRDLYEVSCRELDELVSAAMELDGVFGSRMTGGGFGGCTVTLLQANAIDRTILHIQQRYSGTPTFYVTTPSEGARALSLS, from the exons ATGGCCAGTTCATATCCAACCGTGTCCGAGCTTGTTGCGGAGGCTCGGTGTGTGTATGCGCAAGTGTTCGGTGAAGAGGCTCCTCGGACGGCGGTGTGTGCTCCAGGAAGAGTCAACCTGATAGGGGAGCACACCGACTACAACCAGGGATATGTGCTGCCAATG GCGCTGCCCCTGGTGACTGTGGTGGTAGGGAGTCAAACCTCTGGCCAGGATGTCACCGTGGTAACAGCAACTAAGGATGCTGATGAGCCCAGGAGGGTGGACTTCAGCCTGCCCGGTGATGGATCACCTCTGTCTCCAGGGTCACCCAGCTGGGCAAACTATGTGAAGGGTGTTATACAGCATTACAGGG CTTCTCCAGTCCCAGGTTTCAGGGCGGTGATTGCCAGCAGTGTCCCCCTGGGAGGAGGTCTGTCCAGCTCTGCCTCTTTGGAGGTGGCTGTCTACACATTCCTGCAGCAACTCAGGCCAG ATGATGGAGACAAAGTATCCAAAGCAGTAGCCTGTCAGCAGGCAGAACACACTCATGCTGGTGTACCCTGTGGCATTATGGatcagtttgtgtctgtgcttgGCAGGGAAGGACATGCTTTGCTCATCGACTGCAG GTCCCTGGAGGCCACCCCTGTCCCTCTGGCTGATCCAGGCCTGGTCATTCTCATCACCAACTCCAATGTGAAACACTCTCTGACTGGCAGTGAGTACCCCAAGAGACGTAGACAATGCGAGGAGGCTGCCTCTATCCTCGGAAAGGAGAGTCTCAGAGATGCTACCATGAAGGACCTGGAGG AGGCAAGGGACAGACTGGATGATGTAACCTGTCGAAGAGCTCGTCATGTGATCGAGGAGATAGAGAGAACTGTGCAGGCTGCTGAGGCCCTGAAGAGAGGAGCCTACAAAGAGTTTGGCAAGCTCATGGTGGAGAGCCACAACTCTCTGAG AGACCTGTATGAGgtgagctgcagggagctgGATGAGCTGGTGTCTGCAGCCATGGAGTTGGATGGGGTGTTTGGCAGCCGGATGACAGGTGGAGGATTCGGCGGATGCACAGTGACTCTGCTGCAGGCCAATGCCATCGACAGGACTATACTCCACATACAG CAGCGATACAGTGGAACTCCGACTTTCTATGTCACGACTCCTTCAGAGGGAGCTCGGGCTCTCAGTCTGTCCTGA
- the LOC141015421 gene encoding BTB/POZ domain-containing protein KCTD21-like codes for MLNLNSPDDNSNRNSLQDPVSLNVGGEVYTTTLDTLTRCRDSMLGAMFTGQIPVLRDNRGNVFIDRDGKVFRYILNYLRSSSLDLPDGFSELALLRREADFFQIRPLLEEIRHYETSVPLSLRGGPLGAMIMVNVDCKVRVLHFNLRHGPENYELRTCSVRAFTVDLFCTWRAFLTLLCERFSYRTSQGLTSPHPCNPRQNRLKLEWVPRPDELPQDQYDKQRYRGLTISNPDVPQSVDIMNMHWSPCEITDMQGFVEELLKVSLAEGFKVDLVTPDPAEILNCTSLRLVKC; via the exons ATGCTGAACCTCAACTCACCGGACGACAACAGCAACAGGAACTCCCTCCAGGATCCAGTGTCACTGAACGTTGGTGGAGAAGTTTACACTACAACGCTGGACACTCTGACACGCTGCCGGGACTCCATGCTAGGTGCTATGTTCACTGGACAAATCCCTGTGCTTAGAGATAacagaggaaatgttttcatagACCGTGACGGTAAAGTGTTCAGGTACATCCTGAATTACCTGCGCTCCAGCTCCCTGGACCTGCCCGATGGCTTTTCAGAGCTGGCACTGCTGCGGAGGGAGGCTGATTTCTTCCAGAtacgccccctgctggaggagattcGCCACTATGAGACATCAGTGCCTCTCAGCCTCAGAGGAGGGCCGCTGGGAGCCATGATTATGGTGAATGTTGATTGCAAG GTTCGCGTTCTGCACTTTAACTTACGCCATGGGCCAGAAAACTATGAACTTCGCACATGCTCTGTGCGAGCCTTCACAGTTGATCTCTTTTGTACCTGGAGAGCCTTCCTGACTTTGCTTTGTGAGCGCTTCTCCTACAGAACATCCCAGGGTCTCACCAGCCCCCATCCATGCAACCCGAGGCAGAACAGGCTGAAACTAGAGTGGGTGCCGAGGCCTGATGAACTCCCCCAGGACCAGTACGACAAGCAGCGCTACCGGGGGCTTACCATCTCTAACCCTGACGTCCCACAGTCAGTTGACATCATGAACATGCACTGGAGTCCCTGTGAAATCACAGACATGCAGGGGTttgtggaggagctgctgaaggTGTCTCTGGCTGAAGGATTTAAGGTTGATCTGGTGACTCCTGACCCAGCGGAAATTCTGAACTGCACCTCACTTCGGCTTGTCAAGTGCTGA